Part of the Anoplopoma fimbria isolate UVic2021 breed Golden Eagle Sablefish chromosome 4, Afim_UVic_2022, whole genome shotgun sequence genome, GCCCGcagacctgcagagaccagaacacacagagaccagaacacacaTCAATCCCTAGACCTGCAGGGACCAGAACACACATCAATCCCtagacctgcagagaccagaacacacagagaccagaacacacaTCAATCCCTAGACCTGCAGGGACCAGAACACACATCAATCCCtagacctgcagagaccagaacacacagagaccagaacacacaTTAATCCCTAGACCTGCAGGGACCAGAACACACATCAATCCCtagacctgcagagaccagaacacacagagaccagaacacacatcaatccctagacctgcagagaccagaacacacagagaccagaacacacaTCAATCCCTAGACCTGCAGGGACCAGAACACACATCAATCCCtagacctgcagagaccagaacacacagagaccagaacacacaTCAATCCCTAGACCTGCAGGGACCAGAACACACATCAATCCCtagacctgcagagaccagaacacacagagaccagaacacacaTTAATCCCTAGACCTGCAGGGACCAGAACACACATCAATCCCtagacctgcagagaccagaacacacagagaccagaacacacatcaatccctagacctgcagagaccagaacacacagagaccagaacacacaTCAATCCCTAGACCTGCAGGGACCAGAACACACATCAATCCCtagacctgcagagaccagaacacacagagaccagaacacacaTTAATCCCTAGACCTGCAGGGACCAGAACACACATCAATCCCtagacctgcagagaccagaacacacagagaccagaacacacatcaatccctagacctgcagagaccagaacacacatcaatccctagacctgcagagaccagaacacacagagaccagaacacacaTCAATCCCTAGACCTGCAGGGACCAGAACACACATCAATCCCTAGACCTGCAGGGACCAGAACACACATCAATCCCTAGACCTGCAGGGACCAGAACACACATCAATCCCTAGACCTGCAGGGACCAGAACACACATCAATCCCTAGACCTGCAGGGACCAGAACACACATCAATCCCTAGACCTGCAGGGACCAGAACACACATCAATCCCtagacctgcagagaccagaacacacagagaccagaacacacatcaatccctagacctgcagagaccagaacacacagagaccagaacacacaTTAATCCCTAGACCTGCAGGGACCAGAACACACATCAATCCCtagacctgcagagaccagaacacacagagaccagaacacacatcaatccctagacctgcagagaccagaacacacatcaatccctagacctgcagagaccagaacacacagagaccagaacacacaTCAATCCCTAGACCTGCAGGGACCAGAACACACATCAATCCCTAGACCTGCAGGGACCAGAACACACATCAATCCCTAGACCTGCAGGGACCAGAACACACATCAATCCCTAGACCTGCAGGGACCAGAACACACATCAATCCCtagacctgcagagaccagaacacacagagaccagaacacacatcaatccctagacctgcagagaccagaacacacaAGCTGTGTCCCgatccagcagctgcagcccaCAGAGGACCACGTCCTTTGAATACTGCGAAGGCTTTACCGAGCGCTCTctgaaatgagacggtctggtcaaCAGAGGATTTGTTTGCGCCCCTACCCTTTTGCcactcccgtctcctagcaaccagctgtggttgtcataaaagaggtaaagctaagttaaaagattaaaatggattttaaatgtttaaattctcTCTGAGTCAATCAAACATGTCCTGATCTGAAACGGGCTGCTGGGGATCGAACCTGTCTCGACCTGTTCATGTgttcaaaagaagaagaagaaaaagaagaagacttACGGAGGGACATGCTGGAACATTCGTCTGCAGGACGAGACATTGGAGAGACGCTGCAGACGACTGAGAGCAGCGAGACCAAGACAAGAGTCCAGAAAAAGagcttcatcttcttctctcccttcaGTTCTCCctactgcttcttcttcttcttctccttcttctccttcttcttctgcttcttcttcttttttccagTTCTTACAAcgttcctttttcttttttaaagttttggaGGTTTTTTGACTCACGTCAAGAGAGcagctctcttcctcttctgctaACAGTTCTGTGGTTTtacagcagcagtttgtgttATCTGATCTCACAGCTGCCGGTGTCGACCCCCTCCTCTACTGATGGcatccagatgtgtgtgtgtgtgtgtgtgtgcatgtggaatGTCTGTCTTCGTAGTTCAGggagtaaaacattttgatatgaagtttacattcataatgtaaagagacacaaagagacaaagagacctGTCgtcctgtctctccctctgtcgtcctgtctctccctctgtcttcctGTAGCTGATAAGCAGGTTTCCTGTCTCTGAACTCAGCAGCAGACACTTTGAATCCACTCGGAATGTCTGCTGCTGCCATGACGATTGAAGCGTTCTGTCGCTGAGGGAGGAGACACAATGGTGATGGAAACTGTGGCTCACTGATGAAAGTGTGGCAGTATTTATAGATTAGCAGTATTAAGAACATTTACACACAACAGTGTAACTATGCACACATTTCTGGAACATTGCATGTTATTATGATTAGTAGAAtaaatgttaaactctgaaaacgAGTGCTTTGCTttcactctggaggaggttctGGAGGTCTGGGATCCATCACTGTTCTGTTAGGTGGTTCTTGTTTGAGAATGTTTTAACGgacgattcctgggaacctgcgaggcgagaaagcacaaggactccgggggagaagcaaagtcagtaatgtgcataaataggagattaatacataaagaaggagggagagaagaggagagaggagctcagtgtatcctaggtagtcccccggctgtctaggcatatagcagcatatctaggggctggaccaaggccaacctgaaccagccctaactatagacctgaaccagtcctaactataaacctgaaccagtcctaactataaacctgaaccagtcctaactataaacctgaaccagtcctaactatagacctgaaccagtcctaactataaacctgaaccagccctaactataaacctgaaccagtcctaactataaacctgaaccagtcctaactataaacctgaaccagtcctaactatagacctgaaccagtcctaactataaacctgaaccagtcctaactatagacctgaaccagtcctaactataaacctgaaccagtcctaactataaacctgaaccagtcctaactataaacctgaaccagtcctaaactataaacctgaaccagtcctaactataaacctgaaccagtcctaactatagacctgaaccagtcctaactatagacctgaaccagtcctaactatagacctgaaccaacgatattctttattatagcggctaattacctgctttacatttaaacatttgaacactCATAGCTCACATcctaattcagcgacttttagCTTAAACCAACAGCTGTTCACACACTGTTCAgttatgctaacgttagctagcctcatttagtTTGGCAGCTAGCGATGGCTTCCCTCTCTCACTGGAAAAAAATGCTATTccaaaaataagaagaaaaataatgaatacaagttgtttttaccttgtaataagtaaaaaaaatctgccaataGAACAAGTGAAAACTTACttggtaaaaataaatctttattatgGACTCAGATGGTCCACTCAcatccaacatacacacacacatatgtcacattaaaatacatactcAAAAATACTGTACTAAAATAGGTGCAAGCTATCATGCCAATGCTTTCGAAGCCTGGATGTGAACCGATAGCCCATCATAGGGTTGGTTAAGGCTATAATGATGCTATTTTCTGATAAATCCAATCGACACATGAAATTGAACATTAACTTTCGTAACAGTGCCTGACATGTAGGTACATTAGAGGACACAAATAGCTGGCTAGCACTGTGCCACCTAGGAACACGGAGCAACAACCTCATGGCATCATTATATGCCACTTTAAGCCTCTGCATACTTCTCACTCTGTAAGAAGACCAGAGATGAGCTGTATACAGCGGCGTGACATAAGCCCTAAACAAAGCACACTTAACATCTGTGGAACACATGGAAAATTTCCTCAACATCACGTTGGCCTGTGCATATATTTTACACCATTGACGACGAATGTCACCGTCATCCATGAGATCATCTGAGAAGACATGTCCTAGATATTTTAATTCCCTGCATATTTCTAAGAGGCCATCTGCGAGGTGGAAAGCaggaaaagaggattttttgtCCTCTCTAGATCTCACCACAACAACCTTACTCTTTTTGGAATTATAGTTGATGTCAAATTCTCTTCCATATTGTGTGCATATCCTCAACAGCTCTTGTAACCCAGCAGAATATGGACAAAGTAAAACCAGGTCATCAGCATACATGAGATGATTCACAACTTGATCACCCACAATACATCCTGTTGTACATTCATTTAGCTGTCTTGAAAGGTCatcaatatatacattaaaaagaaTAGGGGATAATATTCCTCCTTGACGGACCCCATTCGCCACATGAAAAGGATCAGAAACAGTATTATCCCATTTGACCTGGAATGTTTGCTGAGCATACCAATACATTAGAATTCTGACAATATATTTAGGAACATCTCTCATGAGTagtttttcaaatagttttacaTGGTTGATTCTATCGAATGCCTTAGAGGCatcaataaaacagagaaacataGTGGTGTTTTGGCGTTGATATTTAGCGACAATCTCCTTTAAAGCATAAATGCATAAGTCAGTACTATGTTTTTTCTTGAACCCAAATTGATTGTCTGTAGTTAATACATACATTTCGAtcctatttaaaataattttttccAGCACCTTAGACAGGGTACTGGCAAGGGCAATTGGCCTATAATTGTCCATGCTGTTTAATTTGCCAGCCTTCTCCTTAAGCACAGGAACCAGCAAAACAGACAAGATGGAATCAGGGAGAACACCATGCACCATGATACCAGAGAAACACATGGCTAACAGTGGAGAGAGCCTATAGCTGGCATGCTTAAGATGCTCTGCAGCAATACCATCTGTACCACATGATTTGTTGTTATCAAGCATCTCAATAGCATGTGCCACCTCCGCTGGCCTTACTGTAACATTAGTGTCCAAATCAACATTATTAACAGCAACAACATTACTCTTGACACAATTGAACAGCTTGATATAATGCTCACGCCATAATTTTGCAATATTATCTGAACCAGAGATACCTTCAATGTCGTATGGTAAAGACGTTTTATGGTTATTCATCACTTTGATTGCTTTCCAAAAGTCAACATAGTTGTTCTTTTGTAGATTCCTAGCAAGCAAGTCCGCTCTAATAGTATTCTCTTTTGTCTTAATATGACGAAGAGCATATTTATATCTggcattagtttgttttttacactcaaacacatcacCCTGTCTAGGCCTTCCTGCATCAATCCAAAGTTTAAAGGCTTCCCTTGCTGCAGCATGGTGTTCAGACACATACTCCTTCCACCCAGGTTTGATGTTAACCACCTTCTTATGATTGCAGAAAGACCTAGCAGAGGCATTTAAGACTTTTGTAATGTTATCATATAAATCACAAATGTCAGCAGCATGCTGTGTGTCAGCACAGTTCATGTTAAGACACATAATGGCATCCCTCGGCAATACAACATGATTTAGTAGGCTGTCAGTTAAGCCAGTATATCTATCAATGTCCTCTTTAGATAGCTTAGCCCAGTTTAATTTCACTGAGTTGCCTGAATTCTCAGTATCCACCAGGAAGGGCACAGTGTCAACATTTAACAACATAGCTATAGGTATGTGGTCAGAGGTAGCCAGACCATAGCAAATCTCCATATTTCTAGAGAGGCATGAGCATCTGCTGTGCACAGACAGTGGTCAAGCCAGGAGGTTGTGTGCCATGCCTCACTTACATAGGTAAAACTATTATCCGGTAAGAATATTTTACTAGATAAGATAAGTTTATTGTCATTACAAAAATGTACCAGATGTTTTGCAAAAAGAGAATTGCTATCTGATAAATCAGCATTAAAATCCCCATAGACATACACACCAGTAGAATCATTGTCCTCAATGAAGGAGTGGATAAAAGCTAGTCTGTTCAAAAATTCATCCTCAGCCTTATATGATTCACatggtgtatatatatttaaaatggtaATCCTCTTGCCATTAAAGCATACTTCTAACCCTATGGCCCAATCAACATTTAATCTAATCACTTTCACCATTGGGTCATATCTACGGTTCCAAAGGATGGCCACTCCACCTGCTATTCTACCTTTAACTGTTTTCATGCTCAGATCAGTAGTGGATTCCCCAGCACCATGAAAATCCTTGTGTATTGTATTTAACTTGTCTAAATCCTGTTTGGCAAGCCAGGTCTCTTGGAGACACAGAATATCACACTCATTCAACAGTTTATCAACAACAAAGCGTCTTGATGTATCTGTAGCAGTGTGTCCCACACGTAGACCGATACAATCCGCATATTGTTCTTCATCACGGGGTATTGCTCGGGCGCACGAGTCACATCAGCATTCTCTTGTTAGCTGGCTGACAGCAGAGAGGGACTCGATCACATCACAACCACAGGCTGTGGCAGGTAACTGGTAGAACCCACAGGCTGTGGCAGGTAGCTGGTAGAACCCACAGGCTGTGGCAGGTAACTGGTAGAACCCACAGGCTGTGGCAGGTAACTGGTAGAACCCACAGGCTGTGGCAGGTAACTGGTAGAACCCACAGGCTGTGGCAGGTAACTGGTAGAACCCACAGGCTGTGGCAGGTAGCTGGTAGAACCCACAGGCTGTGGCAGGTAACTGGTAGAACCCACAGGCTGTGGCAGGTAGCTGGTAGAACCCCCCACCAGCGACTCCAGCCCGGCGGGGCTCAAATACCAGCCGGCCACATGAGGATCATACATGAGGATCATACATGAGGATCATACATGAGGATCATACATCTCCTACAGTGTCACATTCAGCAGTGACACAGAAAGAGCTGAATCTACTTAAAGTTGTTTCGATTTTGCGACATTTCACTTCCCGATTCAGTTTATCTTTCAAATAGTCAGAGAGAGTGATGGCATCTAGATTAGGGTCAAACTTTGAGACAAAGACACTCACCATCTTTGTTgtgatgtgtttatgttgtaCCAGTTATTACAGTCTTACTTCGCTCCTCTCGCTGACGTTTCTCCGAGGCGAGTCTGTGCTGAACAGCAGAGTTACTCACTACGACCTGCTTCTTTACCACCGTGGTCCATGCAGGGGACCGAACCACttgacacacacaggtgatgtTGGGCTGTGGTCTCTGGACACAGGTGATGTTGTTGGTCTCTGGACTGTCACATCTACCCGTTCAGCAGCGTTGAGGGGAGCTGCTCCACGGCAGTCAGACGATCATCTATGGCAGCTGTCAGCAGCTGTCACCTCTTGCAAACTTTGACAAACATTTATCTGAGCTTCAGGGTACTTTCCATGCAGCAcatatctttgtttatttgttgcattCTGCCGAGCAGTGTTGAAACATCTCCCAGATAGCATTAGGTTAGCGGCCCGCTGGAGTTTTGCTCCTCGGTTCTCTGGTGGTCCGTGCAGATAAAGGGCCGCCCTCGGCTGCAGATAAAGGGCCGCCGACGAACCACCAGAGAACCGATGGTGGGCCACCAGCTTCGAATTGGCCTTATTTATGGCCTTTATGGTCTTATTTATGGccataataattcaaatgatgTACTAAAATAGTCATCTAATACATTACAACACTTTCCATTTGCCCTCAatcaaaaaaattacaattatttacTGGGCTTACCAAAGTTACCAAAATGGACCAAGGTAAAGACAGCCTGCTGATGAGAAACCTTATAATGTGTTCTATAATTTAGTAATCCAGTACAAAAACATATATCCTCAGCAACTATTACACAGACTCACCACACATAGGCTATTAGgttcaatacattttgtttatttcataagCATATGGCCAACATGGGCTCAACACTCCCCATCCCCATCCACCacccttttctccctccctccctgtcagCCGCCCCCTTCAAATACAGGGAGACTTCTTTTTGAAGCTCCTCTTCAGTGGCTGTGGTTACCACTCTCCCAACGGCTCCTGTAGTAAAACAAAGAGTAAGTGAGATGTTGTGTATGGAAGAATATACATGGATTCACGTGTTTATAAACGCGGTGTTGTGAGGAGGGGCAAGACACCAGCAGCCAACCACGTAAGCTCATTTTTTGACCGACAGCGGTTTCCAACAATCAGAGGTTGAGTTGTGCGCAGCTAGTGTCGCGCAGctgggagaaaacaaaaatgtagaacCCATGTAGTGTATATAAACTTCACTTCCCCATAATGCCATGCGTTTAGGCGGGGGCTACATAAGCTCCCCATTCAACACTCTTCTGTACCGCAAAGATACGCAGACAGCCTACATGTATAATAGGATGCAGTAGTTaaataaagttcagttttaaTGTTCAGCACTTTCATCAATGTGTATGCGTGCCCtcacaaaatgctttttttttgccagggGTTATATACTTGAACACATTCACAATAGTTTCACAAAATCACTTACTGTGCAACACACTCTTCAGGTTTAGGGACTTGAAAGCGATCTTTCCAGCTGCGCCAGTCCAATTAATTTGGAGCGCCAGGGACCTCCTGAAAGCCCGGCCCAGCATCCTCTTCACTGCGTCTTTGGTGGTTTTCCCTCCCAAAATAGCAAGTATGTTCACCTGAAATGCAAAGACCAAAATTACAGTGGCATAACTCCCAGTCAAACATTTTAGCTGTTTTCGGCTTAAGCTGTTTTGCTATATGGTGACAAAAATGGACAACATGTCATGTATTCAGCACACAACGCTCCACTTGGGAATGAGATTCAAGTTTAACAACACAACAAGGACGTGGATAGCCTGGCTTTTAATATGACGTggtcaacatttaaatgtagtgGGGAAGGGAAAACAGATGTGAAACGCGACAGGTGTTTCAGATGCACACATGGTCTCAGTTCCCGGCATTCATTCCATGATTTGAATGGCATTTTTGAATCATTGAGTAGTCAACATTAAAGCAAGGCAGAGCCACATTCATTACGAGAGCCAGGCTAGGAATTGTATAGCTACAATAATCAtattgcaaaacatttaaaaagacatacCAGTTGATTTTTTAGGTCCACATCAGATATAAGCCGCCTCTCCAGCTCGTCCAGGTCCTCGGCATTGCTCAATGGCATGTTGGTGTCTTCCACAAGGCCGAGATCTGCCACTCCACCACCACCTAGTCTCTGTATCATGGCTGTGTTGACCGCCACCTGCTGCTTcacctccttcagctcctcctcaaTTGTGCGGAGGTGCTGCAGAACAAGTCTGTAAAAatctatgaataaaaaaatatatattagaattGGTATGACACAAAAAgtgtatgtaatgtaaagaaGTTGAGACTGAAATTGCCTGACTTAATCAGGGATGAATGTCCTTCCCACATAATGAGGCCTTCATGGCTTGTTTCTCCCTTAATATTGGCGCCAGATTAATGAAAATGCAGTTCTACCTTGCTGGGGTGGTACTGGCAGAGATGTGGGCGAAGTTGACGGAGGAGTGGTGGTCTGACTTGTTAACTCTGTTGAACAGATTGGAAACTGTGTGACCATTCCTACGGACAGAAGGCTGAATGGACTAAATCCAGTGAAATGCTGATCATCATTTAATTCCTCCAAATTATCACTGTCTAGTCAAGCAGGTGCATCAAATTGTGGAAATGTCATCCTACCCTGATAGGTTACTCCCTTTAGATGGCATTTGTGACAGCAAAAAAATCCTGTGTGACCCTTTGAACTTCTGACAAACGCGCGTGCAGGTGCATCACAAACTACTGCAGACAGGGCGACTGAAACAGAGGCACCCTGGTAACAGAAACCATCTCTCTCCAGAAGACGTACGTCACTAACAAAGTCTGTCAGAAAGTCAAGGGTTGTCGGTTTGTGATTTCCAAAGTAAATTCCTATAACAAAAGGATCCTTATTTGTTTGTACCTGATTTTTGAAACACTCAATTAGTCCTAAAATTGGCCAGAACTGGGCATTTGAACTTTTGTAGAGGGGCAGGCCATCAATGTTCACTTGTATTGTTAAAGGCAAAGGATTGTTGTTTTTGGAAAGATGAGACGAAATGGCGTCATTAAAACCGAAATGAGAGTAAGTACCACCTGAAACACTTTTAACATCATGAgtggtttttgttttcagtaatgTTCTTGGGTCTTTTGGCAACCCATGAATGTTGCCAGACAGAATGGATAGTAGATCCTCTAACGCAGCATGGCTGATCCTTCTCCTAACTGCCCACTGTGCTAACTGACTTTGTGTGTCGTCGCTGTCATGATGAtgatcatcattatcatcatcatcatcatcatcgtcatcgtcaTCACTCACTCCACcatcactatcatcatcattgtcatgGGCCTGCTCACACACTGTAGTCCTGCTCTGTCCTGGTAGGACATAGTCCCCACTACCCTCGGTCACTTCATATACCCCTTCCCCCCCACACTTTGCTGAAGAGGAAGCGAGGCTCTGTAAATCCATTTCCACCCCTCTAGCTATTCTTCTACGTTTGCTCCAGTAACTGGACATTGTGCCACGAGTGTTGcctattaaattaaattcctaAATGACCTTACAGTGTATGTATGCCTACAGACTGTTGTTGGTCAcctataaagagagagagagaaaacacatcacTATCTGTTCTTCACAAGAGACAGCTGCATcaactcactctctcacacacacacacacacacacacacacacacacacacacacacacacacacacacacacacacacacacacacacacacactcacacacacacacacacacacacacacacactagcactATGGGTATGAtaacagccagagagagagggtggcTACCAGAATTGGTGAAACTAAAACGGAGCTGTAATTAACCTGTGTTAAACCTATACGTCATCCATAAACCCCAGTAGTCTTACTGTGCTTTGTCTTTGCCCATCAACCCACGACATCTAACACTGCTTGTCGATCAATACCCCATTTCGCGATAGCATCGTTGCTAACCAGTTAGCAACTTACTAGGTTTCCAATGGGAAATTGTATTGCAAGTAAGTTGCTAACTTAGTTAGCAACGATGTTGTCGAGAAACACACACCAGAAGGCTAGCCAAACTGgttctgtttgtttacatttatcaCGTGTGAGTAAAATATTCCACTTATACACGAGACGATGTGTTTATCCTACTGCCTAATGTATGAGTCAAACATTGAGGTAACGGTGACTAAAGCCATACCTACCGGTATGCTGACACACAACAACAAGGCAACATTCTGGAAACAGACTAACGGTCTAAATAggctacatttgtttttttatatatgaaaatgatggtatatttaattaaaacagtgGAGATATGGAGAAGAGATGTTTTACTTACCTAGTCATTCTATGTCTCCGTTATTTCCCGTTATTAAACGGGTAGAGTCCAGCGGGCCTCCAGCGGTCCATTCATATTGAATGAGTAGAACTAACTAGTTCTAACTCAgtggtcacagtagcggttagtAGACTAACTCAGTGGTAACAGTAGCGGTTAGTAGACTAACTCAGTAAGTAGACTAACTCAGTGGTAACTAGCGGTTACCTCAGTGGTAACAGTAGCGGTTAGTAGACTAACTCCGGTGGTAACCGTAGACTAACTCAGTGTAACAGTAGCGGTTAGTAGACTAACTCAGTGGTAACAGTAGTGGTCTAACTCAGTGGTAATAGTTAGTGTAACTCAGTGGTAACAGTAGCGGTTAGTAGACAactcagtggtccgatgtgtgcaGCGGTTAGTAGACTAACTCAgtggtcacagtagcggttagtAGAACTAACTCAgtggtcacagtagcggttagtAGAACTAACTCAGTGGTAACAGTAGCGTTTGTAACTAACTCAGTGGTAACAGTGTGGTTAGTAGACTAactcagtggtccgatgtgtgtttgtaactgtcagtggtccgatgtgtgtttgtaactgtcagtggtccgatgtgtaactgtcagtggtccgatgtgtgtttgtaactgtcagtggtccgatgtgtgtttgtaactgtcagtggtccgagtGTAGACTAACTCAGTGTAacgtggtccgatgtgtgtttgtaactgtcagtggtaacagtggtccgatgtgtttTGTAACTAactcagtggtccgatgtgtgtttgtaactcagtggtccgatgtgtgtttgtaactgtcagtggtccgatgtgtgtttgtaactgtcagtggtccgatgtgtgtttgtaactgtcagtggtccgatgtgtgtttgtaactgtcagtggtccgatgtgtgtttgtaactgtcagtggtaaCAGtggtttgtaactgtcagtgtcCGATGtgttttgtaactgtcagtggtcctgatgtgtgtttgtaactgtcagtggtccgatgtgtgtttgtaactgtcagtggtccgatgtgtgtttgtaactgtcagtggtccgatgtgtgtttgtaactgtcagtggtccgatgtgtgtttgtaactgtcagtggtccgatgtgtgtttgtaactgtcagtggtccgatgtgtgtttgtaactgtcagtggtccgatgtgtgtttgtaactttgtcagtggtccgatgtgtgtttgtaactgtcagtggtccgatgtgtgtttgtaactgtcagtggtccgatgtgtgtttgtaactgtcagtggtccgatgtgtgtttgtaactgtcagtggtccgatgtgtgtttgtaactgtcagtggtccgatgtgtgtttgtaactgtcagtggtccgatgtgtgtttgtaactgtcagtggtccgatgtgtgtttgtaactgtcagtggtccgatgtgtgtttgtaactgtcagtggtccgatgtgtgtttgtaactgtcagtggtccgatgtgtgtttgtaactgtcagtggtccgatgtgtgtttgtaactgtcagtggtccgatgtggtAACTGTccgtggtccgatgtgtgtttgtaactgtcagtggtccgatgtgtgtttgtaactgtcagtggtccgatgtgtgtttgtaactgtcagtggtccgatgtgtgtttgtaactgtcagtggtccgatgtgtgtttgtaactgtcagtggtccgatgtgtgtttgtaactgtcagtggtccgatgtgtgtttgtaactgtcagtggtccgatgtgtgtttgtaactgtcagtggtccgatgtgtgtttgtaactgtcagtggtccgatgtgtgtttgtaactgtcggtggtccgatgtgtgtttgtaactgtcagtggtccg contains:
- the LOC129089795 gene encoding uncharacterized protein LOC129089795, which produces MVTQFPICSTELTSQTTTPPSTSPTSLPVPPQQDFYRLVLQHLRTIEEELKEVKQQVAVNTAMIQRLGGGGVADLGLVEDTNMPLSNAEDLDELERRLISDVDLKNQLVNILAILGGKTTKDAVKRMLGRAFRRSLALQINWTGAAGKIAFKSLNLKSVLHRAVGRVVTTATEEELQKEVSLYLKGAADREGGRKGWWMGMGSVEPMLAICL